The window tgcaTGTCCTCCAGACGTTTGGCCATGTGCTCTTGGCCTCATTTCATTCTACAAATGAGCAGTACCAGGACTTTTCAAGTGGCATTACTGACTGAGATTCATTGTAATAGCTGGGCTACCAGCTTGGTCCTCCTGAGTCCTTCTGAGCAGTGATAAATCCTTTTCAAGATTTACTAATTTCACAACCCCCACTCAATTCCCATATAAAGTAAGTGCTCTGGGATGAATTAtgtctcttttcctctgtgctaaagaaagaaaactctgGGATTTGCAacttagaaaagcaaaagtagCCTGGAGTGAATACTCCTTGGTTGGATGTAAAAAtaactattattattatcatcagATCAGCTCAGAGGAGTCTATCTAAATTGTATCAGCAGTTTGTCTTCAAATTCCACCCCCTCACTTGCTATACCTCCCCTCCTCTGTGCTACACAGAGTCCTCTGGTGGCTGGAGCTCCACATACATAGTAAACATCTTGCTTTTAGGCTTGTCCAACATGATGTCAGATGGTGAATTTCTACGCACCAGCTGTGGTTCCCCAAATTATGCAGCCCCTGAAGTCATCTCTGGAAGGTAGGACATGCCACATCTAATCAGAGCCTGTGTGAGCACACGGTTTATAAATTTGTTCTTGGGATTGGAAACAGCTTTGCACACATAGTAAAAGCAGTGGAACCCTTCCAGCCTGTGTTTTATGTCTGGGTGAATCTACTGGCAAAAATCTGAAAGTTTTCTTGGTTATTACATTTCTCCGTAGCTGTAACAGCAAAGCATGTTTTGCTAAAGATGTTTACTTTGAGGGAATTATGAATAGCAGATGTTGACTGTTTATATTGCTAATTAAAGAGAGTGAAAATTACTCTTCGGATGCAGATACTGAGGGTTCAGATGGAAAGGCCTTTTCAGGCCACCCCCTTCTCTCCTGCCCACCTATAATATAAAACATAACGTTAATGAGGAACAGCCATTCACTAACAGAGGAATCAAGGAGATCTTTAATCCCTTCCCTACACTGTTGAACTCTTGTATTGAAGATACTTGTCTCCTGGTTCCTTAAGCTAGGGGTTTTATTTATGACAGTAGGTTCAACCATCAGAACTTTGTTTTGAATTGATGAATTGAAGGGACAAACCTCCAGTGTGGATGCATCTCCGAGCAGGCAACATGTGTCCAACACATAGCGTGGTGAACACTCTCTGCCAGGCTGAACTGGACTTTATCATGTTGATACAGAAGTGTTACCTCCTGAATTTTACTGTCAGAAACCTAAGTTGCCTATAGAATGTACTTATTTCCCTAACTCTCTCTATAATAACACAGCAAGGGTTGCAAATACAGGGTTTCAAACTGCCCATCTCATCATCTGCCCCATATTTTTGAATTGCCCTTTGCCTGAGCATTAGTTTCCCTAATccagtggttttttttgcctatCACTGTAGCTTTCACATACAACATTTTGTTCAAAGTGTGTTGGCAGTGATTATGATTATTTTATCCCTGTTTACACCAGTGCAAGTGTTGGCAGAGTATCCTAGGAATTAGACCAGCATCCAAAAAGCCCTGTTGTGACTACAGCTCTACGTGCAAAAAACAAGTAAATCCTCATGGTCAAGAGGGAGACAAAGCCAGAAACTCAACAGTGACTCAGTAAAACCCAGTGTTTCCATGTCCTTTTCCAATAAAGGCCAGAAGTACATGGTCTTTCTCAGTTCAGATGGGAGACAAAGCACATGGCAAATTAACCCAGGATGCAGAGCCTGGTCGTTCCAAGGATACAGGCAATGCAGCTTATTAACaagaaaagtaagaaagagaaacaaaaccaagccaatGTGTTTGCTCTTTTGAGGGTAgagcacaaaagcagcagagcatgACAGCTCAGGTTTCAGAATGGTAAAAGGGCATCTCATTTGGGCTTCGAAGTCCCATCAGCTGTTCAGGCCATGCAGTTACCAGCAAAAGAATCAGCTTCTGATCTGCTGGAATTGGGTGTGAAGGCAGGACCAAGGGAAGCATCTAGCTGCTTGTTCCCATTTCCAAAATGACTTTGCTGCTTTCCCCAGCCTCAAGCAGGGAAAGTCTCACCCTTGGACAAGCAGAGATGGTGATTTGGTGGTGTTCAGAGAATGACCACATGCATGACTGGTGCTTTTCATACACCATGTGTCTGCTGTGGTGCTGGACAGGAAGAGCAAGTGCAGGATGCCAAGGCATCATGAAGAGTTCtctgtatttccatttcaaCTTCTGTCCACTTCTGCAGTCTCCAGCAGGAGAAGAACAGGGAGCtgttgaagtgagtccagaggaggccatgaagatgatcagagggctggagcagctctgcaatgGAGATGGGCTGAGAGaatttgggctgttcagcctggagaaaggaaggctccagggagaccttagagcaccttccagtatctgaagaggCTAgaggaaacctggggagggactttttacaaggttaTGGAGTAATAGGAGGtaggggaatggtttcaaactgaaagaggggagatttagactagacatcaggaggaaattctttagtgtgagggtggtgagacactggcacaggttgcccagagaagctgtggctgccccatccctggaagtgttcaaggccaggttggatggggcttggagcaacctggtctagtgggaggtgtctctgcccatgcaggggggctaGAactagatcacagaatcacagaatcgttctaGTTGcaaaaaagacctttaagatcactgagtccaaccattaacctaactctgctgagtccagtgctaaaccatgtccctgagcaccacaccTACACTCTacatgatcacagaatcaccatggttggaaaggatctctgagaTCAGCAACTCCAACCATcactatgaaaaaaacccaacccaagccaacccaacccaacccaaccacacacactccaccaaaaaacactcacaaaaacccccacaaccttggccactagagcatgccctgaagtgccatatctacatgtttcttgaattcatccaaggatggtgactcaaccacctccttgggcaggctCCTTCaatgaaaaaattcttcctactatccaatctaaacctcccctgctgcaacgtctggccatttcctctggtcctttCTTTATTTACTTGGAAAAAGAGGCCAAGACCCAGGAGAatcaacaggagaaaaatatacAGACAGTGTCATTCTTAAGAGTGTGATGGTCAGGGCTACAAGTATCATGCAAACAGTAGTACTTGGTGTCATCTCCAAGAACTCGTTTTTTAAGCTACAATTCCCATCTCAACACCTTGCCTTGAGCCCTCATGGGCTGGACTATCAACCACCTGCCTCACCTCCAACAGGTagatgctgctctgtgcagtggCCCCAGCCAGAAAACCAGCCAGCAGTTGCTCATGAATCATCAGCATTTCCTGGTCAGTACCAATGAACCACTTGATCTGTAGAAGCCAGCACAGACAGACACCGAGCCTCGCTGACCTACCTCaaccatctctttttttccagtttgtccTTCTGCAAACCCTTCTGCACCCAGACTCATCTGTGGCCTTGGCCTTGTACTTACCTGCTCACAGGCCATGAACTTAAGGGCAGATTCTGGTGCCATCTTCTACACATttattccaacccaaaccagtctgtgacttGATGATCCTATTTTGGTAGGATGGTACAGCCTGACGGTTGGCACTGCCTCCCAAAACCTCTGAGAAAGCATCAGCtgtagcaaaataaataaataaatagatagatagatagataaatggAGCAAGCAAGCAGCAACAAACCCTGTATATTTGGGGTGACCCAGTTGGTGATGCCAGGGAGTGCATTCACAGCTCATGGGAAGCAGGAGCCagcccaaaataaaaaataaacaggctgAACAATGGgatctgctgctgtttcatctGCATGAACAGGAATTGctggctgagccctgggggTGAAGGAGCAAACAACCTGGCAGAACTCTTGGAAATGTGGGGGTTGGCTTTTTGAAGGGCCTGCTGGAGGCAGGGATGTAGCTGGCCATCCAGAGGAGTGCCAGCAGCCCATGGTCCTTTCCCCTCACCCCTGAATGATTTTGGTTTAGGTGTTGGAGATGAGAGTGGAAGGTCTTAAGGTCCAGGTTGTGACACGGCTTAGTGAAGAGGGGGCTCTGCACCACCATAAGATAGGTTTGGGACATCCACGTGAGCAACCCTGGGgtgggctgcagctctggcccccggggagctggcagcaggtccCCAGCTGGGCCAGCAGTACCTGCAGCCTCCGTGAGGAGAGGAGGACAGGGGTGAcacctttctcctgcccttACCTTCACGCAGGCTGTACGCCGGCCCTGAGGTGGACATCTGGAGCTGCGGCGTCATCCTTTATGCCCTTCTCTGTGGCACTCTGCCTTTCGACGACGAGCATGTCCCCACCCTCTTCAAGAAGATCCGGGGAGGGGTGTTCTACATCCCAGAATACCTCAACCGCTCCGTTGCCACTCTCCTCATGCACATGCTGCAGGTTGACCCCCTCAAGCGAGCAACCATCAAGGACATCAGGTCAGCCCCGGTGGGATGGGGTGGGCTGGCTGCGTTTTGGGGGCTCCAGGATAGCAGGGGCAGAGGACAGGGACTGTCCTGGGTGTCACCTGTTGGCAGGTGGGCAGGGTGATTTACAGGAGCAGTCAGCTGATCCAGTTGGTTTTTGTCCCAAGTGATTCAAGGAGTATTTGGGTGCTGAAGGACAGGTTGGTCCTGCTGGCAGTCGCTGATGAGGAACAGAGGAACAGGGTGAtgatttcatatatatatatatacacaatatATATACTTACATTATAAAATTGCCTAAGAAACCTCTTAATAGTGCTTAGCAAAACCAACTATATCATGCAATAATCCAAAGAACTTAGAATCCACCAGCCATTTTTCATTACTGTATTTCAAGACCACCTCCCTCTGGTTACCTGTTCAGAATAAGAGTCATTGTTGTACTTAGTGTCTATCCcataaaaaaggaggagaaacacAAGAATTACTAACTTAATCCTTAAATATTAGATACAGTTTCAAATGTGAGCAATTGGTCTGTCTTTAAATGCAGAGTTTGTACAGTGAGTGAGTGCAGTGCCCATGAACCTTTTATCTGCAGGCATCATTGCAGAGATTCAAGGTAAAGGAAACAAACGGGCTCCTAAGCAGATATTTGTGCCTTCAGGGGTCATTAGAAGTTCATGGCTGGTAGCAGGACTTCAAAATTCTCACAATCTGAgtcattttagaaatattttgtaaaactgGAGCCCGATACACACTTTAGGAAATATATAGTAACCATTCCATCTAGCTGGTGTGCTCAGCAGGTATGTAAATGGTACTGGGACTTTCAGGAGTTCTCAGGTTTTTCATGCATTTGCAATGGGTGGCCTTAAGTTTACACCTTgagaaaaacaatgtaaaatgccttttttatttcttaagtcCTTAAGACTAGAggatttatttaattacatgTTAGAGCAGCAGCACATGTGGCAAGATTATGGCTGATATGTTGAACCTACAGACAAAGCTCCCTGTGGCATTTAGCCACTTAATTATCACGGACTTTAAAACAGCAGGAATCAGGTATCTGGATAGTTCTGATGATCTGCATCTCTGACAGACCCATAGTAATCCAAAAGCGTGGGCATCTTGGAAGTGCTGAGGTCTTTCTTCAGAGCCAGGTGGGCAAGCTGCCAGGCTTGCAAAGCTTCATCATCATTGCAACACTGAGGGGACCCAACCAAGGCTGGGTTGAGCTCCCAAATCTGTAGCTGAGGATTAAATCTTAGCTAGACCAAGCGACAGGAGGTGAGGTATCTGCAGCCAGTTTTGCATCCCCATCTCCCATGCCAGAAGATTCATTTTGGCCACCTCCTCTCCAGTTTAAAAAGTGCTCCTCTTCTAGGAGTGTAGACCCGATTTTGTTTGCCAGTGCTGGCATGGCTTGGCTCTGGCAAGAGAGGATTTGAAGTCACCCTGCTAGAAACACAATACTTATTCCTCAATGAAATGCTTTAACCACCAAGACACAGCTGCCTAGAGGCTTTTGAGGAGAAATCCAGGGACTGGTGGCAGGGGTTGCCCCAGTTTACCTTGCACAGGGCTCACAGCGgctcctctctgcctttctccagggaACACGAGTGGTTCAAGGAGGAGCTGCCCAGCTACCTGTTCCCAGAGGACCCTTCCTACGACGCCACCGTCATCGACGACGACGCGGTTCGGGAAGTGTGTGAGAAGTTCGAATGCACCGAGTCGGAGGTGATGAACAGCCTGTACAGTGGTGACCCTCAGGACCAGCTGGCGGTGGCGTACCACCTCGTCATCGACAACCGGAGGATCATGAACCAAGCCAGTGAGTTCTACCTCGCCTCCAGCccccccaccagctccttcaTGGACGACAGCGCCATGCACATCCCTCCCGGCGTGAAGCCGCACCCCGAGCGGATGCCGCCGTTGATAGCGGACAGCCCCAAAGCGCGGTGTCCTCTGGATGCCCTCAACACCACGAAGCCAAAACCCTTGACTGTCAAAAAGGCCAAGTGGCACCTGGGAATCCGCAGCCAGAGCAAACCCTACGACATTATGGCCGAAGTGTATCGTGCTATGAAACAGCTGGACTTCGAGTGGAAGGTAGGGAGGCCTGGGGCTCCGTGGTGGTGGTTGTCAAGGGTGGTTTCATGAGCTGAATTGCTCGGGGAGGTTAGTAGTTATGGTTACAGCCTCACCTGTTTCCAAACAAATACCCATACCTTGTGGTCATCCCTGATGTGATCATCGTGTATTCAACCACACTGAAGGAAGGTGCTAACTGGGGTTCTCCAGGGTGTTTATTTATGGAGTGAAATAAGAGTTTTCTTTCTGAGTGCTCTGAGCCTCTGGCTGGAAAGATGATTCTGCCACGTTTAGCTGTGGGGATAAGAGGAGCCAGTCACATTTCTAATTTTAGTGGCTAATTCCTCGCGAGGTCAACTTGAGTGCTCCTGAGCAAAGTAGCTCCTGTTATTTCTGCTTGGGTCCTAGCAGTCGTGTGTCCTGAAATGCCACAATGTGCAGCTTCTTAAAAGATGCAGAGATGAAGCGCTGGGGACAGGAATTCGTACCACTGACATGGTGGCATTTTCCTCTACGGAGACAGAGCAGTGCCTGTGGACCAGACACACCTTCAGACATTATTGCTTCCCTTGTTCAGGGCTCAGGTTCTTGAAGCCTGATGTAAGCCCAGGTGACAGCTGACACGGTACTCACTTCAGATATTTCTCAGAGCTACCCAGGATTTAGTCGCAGTCTTTTTCAGAATCCGATTAACAAATCCCTAAGTTAGTCCTTAATGTTTGCTGCTGAGCCTGAGTCCCTAAATCTTGGTGCAGTTGCTGAGGTGAGCTCTTCTGAGTCGAGGCAAAAAACATGCTAACATCAGGAGCAAGGTAAGGAGAATTTCAGCCCAAATCTTCATCACCAGAGGAGACCCCCACCTCATCCCAGGTCCCAAGGGTCGTACAACGTGAATGccactctgctgcttcttcaaagCCTCCTATCAACTTAGTTTTGATAATATTACATATATAAAGCCAAGTAGTGCCCAGAAGCCAGAAGCACACGAGATGGACCATCTCCAGATGCATATGCCTACACCAGCCAGACATTTGTTAGCTGCACGGTTTTGCAGGGAGCAAACAAACCTGGTGTATTTTTGGTACAGCTTCACAAACCAAGTCAGCCCAACGTCTTCATGTGGGTGGCAAAGCTTGTTTTATACGAGGAGGTTTCACAATAGCTTTTCCCCACCCTGAAAATAACTTCAGATGTGACTCTTCATCAAAACAGCTTTCCCATTTGTGCAGTCGCTTCGCAAATGTAGCTCAAAGATCTCATTGCAAACGAGATGCAGCAGATTGTGGGGTGGGAAGAGGCAAGAGGGAATATGCAGCTCGAGGCTGATTCATGAATGCTGAATTTAGCTGCGCCGATGGGAGAGGGTAACTCTGCCCAGCTGCCCTGGTTACATGGGCATGGTTCTCATACATGAGTCCACCAGTGGACTTTTTGGCTCATATTGCTGCTGGTGAGGGAGAAGCAGGATCAGTTTGGTGCCTGGCAGATGGGTCAGGGCAGCTTTgtttggcagc of the Apus apus isolate bApuApu2 chromosome 7, bApuApu2.pri.cur, whole genome shotgun sequence genome contains:
- the PRKAA2 gene encoding 5'-AMP-activated protein kinase catalytic subunit alpha-2 isoform X2, which translates into the protein MVMEYVSGGELFDYICKHGRVEEAEARRLFQQILSAVDYCHRHMVVHRDLKPENVLLDAHMNAKIADFGLSNMMSDGEFLRTSCGSPNYAAPEVISGRLYAGPEVDIWSCGVILYALLCGTLPFDDEHVPTLFKKIRGGVFYIPEYLNRSVATLLMHMLQVDPLKRATIKDIREHEWFKEELPSYLFPEDPSYDATVIDDDAVREVCEKFECTESEVMNSLYSGDPQDQLAVAYHLVIDNRRIMNQASEFYLASSPPTSSFMDDSAMHIPPGVKPHPERMPPLIADSPKARCPLDALNTTKPKPLTVKKAKWHLGIRSQSKPYDIMAEVYRAMKQLDFEWKVVNSYHLRVRRKNPVTGNYVKMSLQLYQVDNRSYLLDFKSIDDEVMEQRSGSSTPQRSCSTAGLQRPRLSIDAAAATECQSLMGSLSGSFVGSIPSATPRLGSHTMDFFEMCASLIMALAR